The proteins below come from a single Asanoa ferruginea genomic window:
- a CDS encoding HAD-IIA family hydrolase, whose protein sequence is MSTPPRGRLADAYDLVIFDLDGVIYLSDKAVAGAVEAVQRLHDQGRSIAYATNNASRRAAEVADLLTGLGVPAAADEVLTSAAAAARRLGDRLDPGARVLVVGAEALRQEVVEAGLTPVGSADDQPVAVVQGYGRDVGWVILAEAALAVRAGALWIATNTDRTLPSPRGPLPGNGSLVAVLRTALDREPDEVIGKPQPVLFEEAVKRDAADRPIVVGDRLDTDIEGAVGAGLDSLLVLTGVSQPKDLIAAPPHQRPTYVARDLAGLFDDVATLAITGNGETGWRISEGRLDGHGDPIAALRTIAAAAWDGTDVSALSGATDEAAKALRALGL, encoded by the coding sequence ATCTACCTGTCCGACAAGGCGGTCGCGGGCGCCGTCGAGGCGGTTCAGCGGCTGCATGATCAGGGCCGCTCGATCGCCTACGCGACGAACAACGCCAGCCGGCGCGCGGCGGAGGTGGCCGACCTGCTCACCGGGCTCGGCGTCCCCGCCGCCGCCGACGAGGTGCTGACCTCGGCGGCGGCCGCGGCCCGGCGGCTCGGTGACCGGCTCGACCCGGGGGCGCGCGTTCTGGTGGTCGGCGCCGAGGCGCTCCGCCAGGAGGTCGTCGAGGCCGGGCTGACGCCGGTGGGCAGTGCCGACGACCAGCCGGTCGCGGTCGTGCAGGGCTACGGGCGCGATGTCGGCTGGGTCATCCTGGCCGAGGCCGCGCTTGCCGTGCGGGCCGGCGCGCTCTGGATCGCCACCAACACCGACCGCACGCTGCCCAGCCCGCGTGGCCCGCTGCCGGGCAACGGCTCGCTGGTCGCCGTGCTGCGCACCGCCCTCGACCGGGAGCCCGACGAGGTGATCGGCAAGCCGCAGCCGGTGCTGTTCGAGGAGGCGGTCAAGCGCGACGCCGCCGACCGCCCGATCGTCGTCGGCGACCGGCTCGACACCGACATCGAGGGCGCGGTCGGCGCCGGGCTCGACAGCCTGCTCGTGCTGACCGGCGTGAGCCAGCCCAAGGACCTGATCGCCGCGCCGCCGCACCAGCGGCCGACCTACGTCGCGCGCGACCTGGCCGGGCTCTTCGACGACGTGGCGACGCTGGCCATCACCGGCAACGGGGAGACCGGCTGGCGGATCAGCGAGGGCCGGCTCGACGGCCACGGCGACCCGATCGCCGCGTTGCGCACGATCGCCGCGGCCGCCTGGGACGGCACCGACGTCAGCGCGCTCAGCGGCGCCACCGACGAAGCGGCGAAAGCACTGCGAGCCCTGGGGCTCTAG
- a CDS encoding SCP2 sterol-binding domain-containing protein: MATVDECRDAMHELAARLAGNAEARNRLDLERTVACRLTDLGAAFHGRLHDGQLIDITDGDDPKAKIALSLKSDDFLALVRGDLDLTRAIAGGQMRIKANPFDLLKLRKLL; the protein is encoded by the coding sequence GATGCACGAGTTGGCCGCGAGGCTGGCCGGCAACGCCGAGGCCCGCAACCGGCTCGACCTCGAACGCACCGTGGCCTGCCGGCTGACCGACCTCGGCGCCGCTTTCCACGGCCGGCTGCACGATGGGCAACTGATCGACATCACCGACGGCGACGACCCCAAGGCCAAGATCGCGCTGAGCCTCAAGAGCGACGACTTCCTCGCCCTGGTCCGCGGTGACCTCGACCTGACCCGGGCGATCGCCGGCGGTCAGATGCGCATCAAGGCCAACCCGTTCGACCTGCTCAAGCTGCGCAAGCTGCTCTAG